The genomic DNA tgagaattctgtggatatttcaagctataaaGGCATGGTcggctcacttttgtacttaacaactagtaggccagatataatgtttgctacttgtctttcTGCTAGATTTTAGGCAgatcctaaagaatctcatttagtagctattaagagaattttcagatatctcaagggcacaccaaaacttggcatttggtaccctagagattctgattttaatcaaactggttattcagatgcagattatgcaggttgtaaaattgatagaaaaagtacaacaggaacctgtcaatttctaggaaacaagctagtatcctggttcactaaaaagcaaaattcagtctccacttctacagctgaagctgaatatatttctgctagcagttgctgtgcacagattttatagatgaaaaaccaattgttggactatggtctgcaagtggacaaaattcttattttctgtgataacacaagtgcaatttccatcactgaaaatccagtacagcattcaagaacaaagcacattgatatcaagtaccacttcatcaaggaacatgtgatgaatggtactatggaactgcattttgttccaagtgagaagcaacttgcagatatcttcaccaagccacttgatgaatccacctttactaggttggtaagtgagttaggtatgcttaattattcttaaatcatttttgataattatgcaagttgtaatgcggccaaaaacttaattgatttttttattttagataaaattttggctaagtcaaaatttaatTTTCTACTCATACGCTGCTTCGTAGTTAATGAATCTGGTTAATGAAAATTGAAACCTCATTCTCATGTATCATCATTTATATTAGTCATCAGAGTTCATGGAATAGGTTCATTTCATGTTGTGGGTTAAATCATACCATTCTCAACCTTCGATtttcatattatttttattatCATTAATTTATTCTCATTCCCCTATTACTATATCTATCCAAATAATTGAGGGCCCGTTCagcttataaatcaaaaatgtgttttgtttaaataaaaataattcttAACTATTACTCAAAGATGCATTAACTATCGATAAGTGAGAGATCGAATACACGAAGATAATAAGATCATTGTTGATTTTATTGTTTTAACCAGTTATTACATTATCCATCTAAAGGTAAATTTGATATCAAGTACTCCCTTTGAtccattatttaaaatattttaatttgattgtacgtatttttaaatattttgatcacatatttataaatattattttttaatttttttctctgaacaaaagctaaatattttaaattttagtCAGAAAAAAacattataaattataaattataagcATGTGGCCAAATCACCTAAAGTTACGTGCATGTAACTTAAAATGACTTATATAATGGATCAAGTGGAATATTTATTAAGAGTGTGTAGAGTAACGTTGGGGGAGCCAAATAGatactaaaaataatttttaaatgagATGCAAGAGGACATGTCACTTAAATAAATTATTGTAATTGATGATATGGTTTATTCTCAATACATGAAAAGATTCATCTAGTATAATTGACTAATTGTATAAAACAAATTTGGAAGAATAAATCTTGGCCTACGTCCTACTTCACTACAAACTCATGATCACCACTTTTGTAGAACGAATAATTGTATACTTTTATCTCATTTACATCTATTATTTTTGCTTTTGTCTTgtgatttttatttaataaagttgtttttttttgaaattaaaccaattctatattttttattttttattttattttacattACTCTTCTTTAATTACTTTATTACATGATTACTATTGTATAAATAAAATTCTTTATTTAAACTATAAACAACTTATTAAATAACCTTTTCTAGTGACTTGCAACCAAATACAATTAccatatgtatatatttataatatattatttatttaaaattcacTTTTATAGTGTAGGAATTTTATAaggttatatttttttaatttttgataaaatatgATTTTATCTATAATTATGAATTATTTGAACTATTTTTGTTATTATTCTAAATTTGAGTTTTTGTTTCAATTATGCTAAGTTATTATACTTATCGATCATATAAAAGCTTTTGTTTTgtaggattaacatcaagaagTATGAAATGCAAGTAGATCAAGTATAAAAAGATAACTACTCCCAAAAACACGGTAGTGACTAGAACTAACAAAATGGGTCTGAATCCGAATAATGGACCGAAACTTATGTAACCGAGATTCGATccaaaattaaaattatataatccGATAATTATCCGAAACTCAATTTAAACCGATTTGAAAACTACTCGAATAAAAAATTTAACCAAAAATGATCTGAAATATTATATCCGATTATAATTTGGAACCGATCAAAACCGAAGATATATTATTCGAACCGAATATTACCCAAAATAATCAAAATTCATACTTAAATCAATGTTATGTTTATGTTAACATAATTAATTAACcataattttttctaaaaattcataatattatattaacaatactacttttaataaaaaaaatatatttttaacaCACATAAGGTGAaaaaaatgaataagttatgattcAAAATCATCTGCACTGAATTTAATCTGAACCCGATTTTGTCCGATCTCAATTCGAATTTCATCCAATTTAAATCTGAATTACACCCGAACCAAATCACATCTGATCTGATCCGAATAgttttcaaatatatcatcatcCGAAAATGGATCCGATCCAAAATTGATCCGATCCGGAATCGATCCAGTTATTCGATTTATCAGGTTTAGTAGTGACTTTGTAGTGAAATTGGATGTACACCAAGattttttaaatttgaaaatgtcatttaaaatttgattttttgaaCCAATTTTAGGAATATAGCAATTTTGAAGTGTTTATCCTTCTTCAACGGATTATAGGACTAATTCATCACTATAAAGATTAACTTTCAAGTAGTCTATGTACTGAGAAATTTTCAAACACGATATCCTCTATCAACTATTTGACAAGGaactaaaagaaaaataaataaaaaaatatgaaaaaatattcaacaaaaatcagaaaatataaaaaatatcCATCCAAACAATTCAAAAAAACACTTaaaaaagtaataaaaataaaaaacattGGAAAATAGTAAAGTTATAATTTTTATACATTAAAAAGTATGAAAAAacttaataaaaatttaaatgtATACCAAAATTCTAGTAGGGTTACAATTTATCGAATACATTGAATATAACTTATTAAAATCTAACATTTTTATCAATTTTGGAATATTAGATATTATTtgtgtatataaaatattatataatctcaactaattaaatttaaataatatatataatcaACTTATATAAAATACTTAACAATgcttttattttaaattttaatattccGACTACATGtacttatggattttaatatttatatttgtCATATAATTTAGATTTTTTAGGATTTTTCAAACTTTTAAAATTCAATAAAAAATTCAGATTTCTCGGATTTTTGTTTTTCAGATTTTTAAGTTTTTTtcgattttcagaatttttccttTGATTGAATTTTATGGATcttgttttattttttttcaatttatttcaatttttttatattctttttcttaACTTTCCGTTAAATAGTTCGGACTAACGGAAAATAACGTGTTTAAAAGTTTTTCTTTTTTTGACAAATAAAAAAATTTGATTAATTTGAATATAATACAGTCGGGTGAAACCCCTAACTGCGGATAACCATGTGGTAAAATAAATACcatactaaaaataattagatAATTGGTTTTCTGATCgtttaacacacataatttaaaaaattcttaaacctaaaaatgaaataaaagacATTCCAAGCGATCCAAACCGCACCAATATCTTTGAAAACTGAGATTGGAGAAGCGGCGTCACGACTATCTATATGCCGGATATCGGCTCTAGACATGGCGAAGGCACTCCAGCTATCTAAATGCCGGATACCAGttatagacatgccgaaagtgtaAATTCGTGAAGGATGAACAATCTTGGGCCGGGAAAGGCGAGCTCTTACAATAATCATCACCAACCCAGATACACTGCAGACTTTCGATATCACCAAAAACATCAATAAATTCGTTCTCAACAGATCCAACACCAAATAAAACCAAACATAACtaaacaaaatcataaaaaaaattctaaaaatatagACAAAATATACACTATAAGAGTAGAGACACACGAACATCCAAAAAATGAATTTTATTGAAAGAAAATTTAcgagaacaaaagaaaacaaAGGAGTTGGGTTTTCCATAAAAAAAATCGGTGAAAACCCCTTAGATTGCGTTTGGAAACGCGaatttcatttaaaatattgaaattcaattGCTAGAATTGAATTCCgaaattttaaattcaaataaCTTGTTTGGTAATTATAAGAATTTCAAATCCTGAATTTCAAATTCATAATCCTGTTTGGCAAAAACTAGAATTTCATTTCAAATTAGATATTTAAAATCCATCAATAAACAATCATCTACAGAATTTTTTTAACACAATCTATGTTTAAACAAACTAATCATTAATAAGCAACAAGATCCATCCCAATTTTTTATCATCTGGTAAACTTTTCAGCATCTCGAACTCGTCAACTTGTCCATTCAGAAACCTCTTGACAGCCCTCATAACATCATTATCAGTGATTTTATCAACAGTTGATACGACCTCATATATTTCTTTGCAGGTGGGTCGCGGTGGTTCTTTTGATTTACTCACGTATTCCTTGAATGATTCTGCAAAACTAGTAACGGCATCAGCTAGACGGTCCCTCTTTTGCCTTTTATTTAATTCACCAGAACCCGTTTCAGCAGTGCTAGCAACTTCATTTTCTAGCTCCATCGCGGCAGCCGACTCTTCATACTGCTCTGCACCATCACCGTTAGCTCTATCGGCGGCAAATAAAGTACAGATGTCATCCCAATTCTGAATACGCTTGTTCTGATAGGCAGATGCGTGTGGAACTCCCTGTACAAGCAAATCACAACACATAAAAAAATCAGCAAAGAATTGTTTATTAATCTTAAACATGAATCTGATAGCTATTTGTGTTTGCAATCATGCTGGTGTATAGTAAATACATACATCAGTAGTTTAGTTTTCTAACTACTGGAATCTACAAACATGACTACTCTGCCTCTAAATGATGAAAGTAGCATTTCTGTTAAACC from Apium graveolens cultivar Ventura chromosome 5, ASM990537v1, whole genome shotgun sequence includes the following:
- the LOC141660880 gene encoding uncharacterized protein LOC141660880, whose translation is MSSKEKSAQGCRRQGKRPMLQPTVQPTTQQPTVPIVQKRDYLTWSTDMDNLLISTLYDQINAGNKGDGDFKAQAHQAVVDKLRVEMGIFATVDNVRNRIKVWKKHYAMITEIRTYTKFKWDEEKKMLVIPIEDLAEWKACCEGVPHASAYQNKRIQNWDDICTLFAADRANGDGAEQYEESAAAMELENEVASTAETGSGELNKRQKRDRLADAVTSFAESFKEYVSKSKEPPRPTCKEIYEVVSTVDKITDNDVMRAVKRFLNGQVDEFEMLKSLPDDKKLGWILLLIND